Proteins encoded in a region of the Tripterygium wilfordii isolate XIE 37 chromosome 21, ASM1340144v1, whole genome shotgun sequence genome:
- the LOC119988852 gene encoding protein PSK SIMULATOR 2 yields MVSESWFRNLWRTPRKHDASGKVVIGVLAFEVASLMSKLVHMWQSLSEKQVARLREEVTNSVGIKKLVSEDDDFIVGLICAEMIENVRCLEKSVARLAKKCNDPNLKNFELVFWEWMKVGADPYGWAFSSKKMDKKVKKMEWFISVNASLYQEMELLTDLEQTLRRMKCNGGEQGNLIEFQKKVSWKQHVVKNLQDISPWNRTYDFVVLLFARSLFTIYGRIKHVFGVNQTVDVDVDVDVDESGFADSDFIDRSQSVSALMQSSVHPSESSSLPRFSSGPLGRFTTKSGPISKTNKTSYIHSGLPHDSITKSGPISGKDRNIHFYSGPLGKTATKSGLISGKDKSSKKKWWTHVQSPFQLGKKPRPKSNLLTAEGPLKGQFIATHSTPVANGLLNSNDLLATVNGTRGSDANNLPQGAAYPSRFCPQHGLLKAPPETLGAAALALHYANVIIVIEKLVASPHLIGHDARDDLYNMLPASVRSALRAKLKPFKKSLAASDYDTVLAGEWTDAMALILEWLAPLAHNMIRWQSERSFEQQNFVSRTNVLLVQTLYFANLEKIEATITELLVGLNYVWRLDREVHAKALPESACGSVFDKYLDLEA; encoded by the coding sequence ATGGTTTCGGAGTCATGGTTTCGTAATTTGTGGAGAACCCCCCGAAAGCATGATGCTTCTGGAAAAGTGGTGATAGGAGTATTAGCGTTTGAAGTTGCAAGCTTAATGTCAAAGCTGGTTCATATGTGGCAGTCATTGAGTGAGAAGCAGGTTGCTCGGCTGAGAGAGGAGGTCACAAATTCTGTTGGAATAAAAAAGCTTGTGTCGGAGGATGATGATTTTATAGTTGGTTTGATTTGTGCGGAGATGATCGAGAATGTGAGATGCTTGGAAAAATCTGTGGCCAGGCTGGCAAAGAAATGCAATGATcctaatttgaagaattttgagCTTGTTTTTTGGGAGTGGATGAAGGTTGGTGCCGACCCATATGGTTGGGCATTTAGTTCAAAGAAAATGGATAAGAAAGTCAAGAAAATGGAATGGTTTATTTCAGTCAATGCAAGTTTGTACCAAGAGATGGAATTGCTTACTGATCTTGAACAAACGCTGAGGAGAATGAAGTGTAATGGTGGGGAGCAAGGTAATTTGATTGAATTTCAGAAGAAGGTTTCTTGGAAGCAGCATGTTGTGAAGAATCTGCAGGACATCTCTCCTTGGAACAGGACATATGATTTTGTGGTTCTTCTTTTCGCTAGATCTCTATTCACAATATATGGTCGGATCAAACATGTGTTTGGAGTTAATCAGACCGTcgatgttgatgttgatgttgatgttgatgaaTCTGGATTTGCAGATTCTGATTTTATTGATCGTAGCCAATCAGTTTCTGCATTGATGCAATCATCAGTTCATCCATCTGAAAGTAGCAGTCTTCCTCGATTTTCTTCTGGTCCCCTTGGAAGGTTTACTACAAAATCAGGTCCAATTTCTAAAACAAACAAGACCAGTTATATCCATTCGGGTCTTCCTCATGACTCTATCACTAAGTCAGGTCCTATTTCCGGAAAGGACAGGAATATCCACTTTTATTCTGGACCCCTCGGGAAGACGGCAACCAAATCAGGTTTAATTTCTGGAAAGGATAAATCCAGCAAGAAGAAGTGGTGGACTCATGTCCAATCACCATTCCAGCTGGGAAAGAAACCACGACCTAAATCCAACCTATTGACTGCAGAGGGACCTTTGAAGGGACAGTTTATAGCTACGCATAGCACTCCTGTTGCCAATGGTCTGTTGAATTCAAACGATCTTCTAGCGACTGTCAATGGAACCAGGGGAAGCGATGCAAATAACCTTCCTCAGGGCGCTGCATATCCATCACGGTTTTGTCCCCAACATGGTTTGTTGAAAGCTCCTCCTGAAACCCTTGGTGCTGCTGCATTAGCTCTGCATTATGCAAATGTTATAATTGTAATTGAGAAGCTAGTGGCATCTCCTCACTTGATTGGTCATGATGCAAGAGATGACCTCTACAACATGCTACCTGCAAGTGTCAGATCTGCTCTTAGGGCAAAGCTAAAGCCATTTAAAAAGAGCTTGGCCGCATCAGATTATGATACAGTTCTTGCAGGAGAGTGGACTGATGCAATGGCATTAATATTAGAATGGTTGGCTCCACTTGCTCATAACATGATAAGGTGGCAATCTGAGCGGAGTTTTGAGCAGCAAAATTTTGTTTCGAGGACAAATGTACTTCTGGTTCAGACCCTCTACTTTGCAAATTTGGAGAAGATAGAGGCAACAATCACTGAGCTTCTTGTTGGTCTAAATTATGTCTGGAGATTAGATAGAGAAGTTCATGCAAAAGCTTTGCCTGAATCTGCCTGCGGTAGCGTGTTTGATAAGTATTTGGACTTAGAAGCATGA